A single Vanacampus margaritifer isolate UIUO_Vmar chromosome 7, RoL_Vmar_1.0, whole genome shotgun sequence DNA region contains:
- the LOC144054644 gene encoding uncharacterized protein LOC144054644 isoform X3, protein MDSVDWENASHCQQSDLNSLYPRNINDMGVNDIPRRFYRSVEDFDGEPLQAEVDPELARKMNVLRDIEDQILNKKVAILKKTIRMFKKKPTPDSQGSTLRDRVTAILQQRHSSSFLSKYKIDGSPTESGDSPSHCTELMEDHPLKLRVKALMRHRFFDPSGFTSMKQAPNHEMATPPVTPTVRPPVAPPVALPSPTPTFRPPVAPPVALPPPRPPVAPPVALPPPTPTVRPPVAPPVALPPPTPTVRPPVAPPVALHPPTPTVRPTVRPTVRPPVAPPVTLPPPTPTVRPPVAPPVALPPPSASVSSQIQEDNVANKGFERFLNLLNKGVDMELLNRIVNDDSEDLHLGGQSFNSQHSDVRDDLYAPIRREKLQCNSGPQIAENAENGGERTELSTSKQEPMEIRSLSDDNKNNKDIQDHTSGSSSGSKAPLTKEVTNKEEKETMEVDEPHKQLQHILNTLGLNLEIDDFSKLTHRTQERLYGKRNEGTPETLSTTEQPNPVTTSGSCKRDRKSSSSSSSSSSSSSSSSSRSCRHSPSSRQLSHSRDSQGCNKKHSLFASGGSRKSREKLLHSYIRQDGTQAQREKLSPLCISQDDTQLWKTIGNNIDIDIVDTVRYVQSHCDPATLFACPDYSLPHSSHHDSFDSGDNFSWTSTPGASTTQYYPISSHYSIKRHHRKSESLRQSSLKEVFIESDELSLSEGQLGSISRPSYLHEVKRKKQQMTRVQFERAKGKRPQLIEEHNKHVQIVRAHQTSEIPFEAKQTKASEKMVAPTHGQKGNAKKKQTPTEEEIKANLRNKLEAFNQMTKNKSHHTQPNPYSDTKGRHWQGSKKY, encoded by the exons ATGGATTCGGTTGATTGGGAAAACGCTTCACACTGTCAGCAGAGTgatctgaattcactttaccCGAGAAACATTAATGATATGGGAGTGAACGACATACCTCGTAGGTTTTACAGAAGTGTCGAAGACTTTGATGGGGAGCCTCTGCAAGCGGAAGTTGATCCGGAGTTGGCCAGAAAAATGAATGTGCTTCGAGATATAGAAGACCAAATATTAAACAAGAAAGTTGCCATTCTTAAAAAGACAATTAGAATGTTCAAGAAGAAACCAACACCAGACTCCCAAGGTTCAACTCTCAGAGACAGGGTGACAGCAATTTTGCAGCAGCGACATTCTTCCAGCTTTCTGTCCAAG TACAAGATAGATGGGTCACCTACTGAGAGTGGTGACTCTCCAAGCCATTGCACAGAGCTGATGGAAGACCATCCCCTGAAGCTCAGAGTCAAAGCATTAATGAGGCATAGATTCTTTGACCCCAGTGGATTTACCTCAATGAAACAG GCCCCCAATCATGAAATGGCCACGCCACCTGTTA CACCAACTGTTAGACCACCTGTAGCCCCACCTGTTGCCCTACCTTCTCCTACACCTACTTTTAGACCACCTGTAGCCCCACCTGTTGCCCTACCTCCTCCTAGACCACCTGTAGCCCCACCTGTTGCCCTACCTCCTCCGACACCAACTGTTAGACCACCTGTAGCCCCACCTGTTGCCCTACCTCCTCCTACACCAACTGTTAGACCACCTGTAGCCCCACCTGTTGCCCTACATCCTCCTACACCAACTGTTAGACCAACTGTTAGACCAACTGTTAGACCACCTGTAGCCCCACCTGTTACCCTACCTCCTCCTACACCAACTGTTAGACCACCTGTAGCCCCACCTGTTGCCCTACCTCCTCCCAGTGCAAGTGTTAGTTCACAAATCCAGGAAGACAATGTCGCCAATAAAGGCTTTGAGCGCTTTCTTAACTTGCTCAACAAGGGAGTTGACATGGAACTGCTCAATAGGATCGTCAATGATGACAGCGAAGATCTTCACTTAGGAGGTCAGTCCTTCAACAGCCAGCACTCTGATGTGAGGGATGATTTATATGCGCCTATTAGGAGAGAGAAACTTCAATGCAACAGTGGACCCCAGATAGCAGAGAATGCAGAGAATGGTGGGGAGAGGACAGAGCTTTCCACTAGCAAACAGGAGCCCATGGAGATACGCTCACTGTCAGATgacaacaagaacaacaaagaCATACAAGACCACACTTCAGGCTCCAGTAGTGGCTCTAAGGCTCCCCTGACAAAGGAGGTTAccaacaaagaagaaaaagaaacgaTGGAGGTCGATGAGCCGCATAAACAGCTCCAACACATTCTCAACACTTTGGGCTTGAACCTGGAAATAGATGACTTCAGTAAACTAACACACCGGACTCAAGAGAGGCTGTATGGGAAAAGGAATGAAGGAACGCCTGAAACTCTCAGCACAACGGAGCAGCCGAATCCAGTGACTACAAGTGGATCCTGCAAACGTGACAGGaaatcctcttcctcttcttcttcctcttcctcctcctcatcatcatcatcatccagaAGCTGTAGGCACAGTCCCTCTTCCAGGCAGCTCTCCCACAGCAGAGACTCTCAGGGttgtaacaaaaaacattcattgtTTGCGAGCGGTGGCTCAAGAAAGAGCAGAGAGAAATTGTTACATTCATATATAAGACAAGATGGCACACAAGCACAGAGAGAGAAATTGTCACCTTTATGTATAAGCCAAGATGACACACAATTATGGAAGACTATTGGCAATAACATAGATATCGACATCGTGGATACAGTCCGTTATGTTCAGTCCCATTGTGATCCTGCTACTTTGTTTGCTTGCCCAGATTACAGTTTGCCTCATTCCTCTCACCATGATTCCTTCGACAGTGGTGACAATTTTTCTTGGACAAGCACTCCGGGTGCCAGTACCACACAATATTATCCCATTAGTTCTCATTACTCAATAAAACGCCACCACAGAAAATCAGAAAGTCTGCGGCAAAGCTCCCTTAAAGAAGTTTTCATTGAGAGTGATGAGCTGTCTTTGAGTGAAGGTCAGTTGGGCTCAATCTCTCGCCCGAGTTACCTGCATGAGGTCAAAAGGAAGAAGCAACAAATGACTCGAGTGCAGTTCGAGAGAGCGAAAGGCAAAAGGCCACAACTGATAGAGGAACACAATAAACATGTACAAATTGTTAGGGCTCATCAGACAAGTGAGATTCCCTTTGAAGCAAAACAGACTAAAGCCTCGGAGAAGATGGTGGCGCCTACTCATGGTCAGAAGGGCAacgcaaagaaaaaacaaacaccaacaGAGGAGGAAATTAAGGCAAACTTGAGAAACAAG
- the LOC144054644 gene encoding uncharacterized protein LOC144054644 isoform X4 — translation MDSVDWENASHCQQSDLNSLYPRNINDMGVNDIPRRFYRSVEDFDGEPLQAEVDPELARKMNVLRDIEDQILNKKVAILKKTIRMFKKKPTPDSQGSTLRDRVTAILQQRHSSSFLSKYKIDGSPTESGDSPSHCTELMEDHPLKLRVKALMRHRFFDPSGFTSMKQAPNHEMATPPVRPPVAPPVALPPPTPTVRPPVAPPVALPSPTPTFRPPVAPPVALPPPRPPVAPPVALPPPTPTVRPPVAPPVALPPPTPTVRPPVAPPVALHPPTPTVRPTVRPTVRPPVAPPVTLPPPTPTVRPPVAPPVALPPPSASVSSQIQEDNVANKGFERFLNLLNKGVDMELLNRIVNDDSEDLHLGGQSFNSQHSDVRDDLYAPIRREKLQCNSGPQIAENAENGGERTELSTSKQEPMEIRSLSDDNKNNKDIQDHTSGSSSGSKAPLTKEVTNKEEKETMEVDEPHKQLQHILNTLGLNLEIDDFSKLTHRTQERLYGKRNEGTPETLSTTEQPNPVTTSGSCKRDRKSSSSSSSSSSSSSSSSSRSCRHSPSSRQLSHSRDSQGCNKKHSLFASGGSRKSREKLLHSYIRQDGTQAQREKLSPLCISQDDTQLWKTIGNNIDIDIVDTVRYVQSHCDPATLFACPDYSLPHSSHHDSFDSGDNFSWTSTPGASTTQYYPISSHYSIKRHHRKSESLRQSSLKEVFIESDELSLSEGQLGSISRPSYLHEVKRKKQQMTRVQFERAKGKRPQLIEEHNKHVQIVRAHQTSEIPFEAKQTKASEKMVAPTHGQKGNAKKKQTPTEEEIKANLRNKICDV, via the exons ATGGATTCGGTTGATTGGGAAAACGCTTCACACTGTCAGCAGAGTgatctgaattcactttaccCGAGAAACATTAATGATATGGGAGTGAACGACATACCTCGTAGGTTTTACAGAAGTGTCGAAGACTTTGATGGGGAGCCTCTGCAAGCGGAAGTTGATCCGGAGTTGGCCAGAAAAATGAATGTGCTTCGAGATATAGAAGACCAAATATTAAACAAGAAAGTTGCCATTCTTAAAAAGACAATTAGAATGTTCAAGAAGAAACCAACACCAGACTCCCAAGGTTCAACTCTCAGAGACAGGGTGACAGCAATTTTGCAGCAGCGACATTCTTCCAGCTTTCTGTCCAAG TACAAGATAGATGGGTCACCTACTGAGAGTGGTGACTCTCCAAGCCATTGCACAGAGCTGATGGAAGACCATCCCCTGAAGCTCAGAGTCAAAGCATTAATGAGGCATAGATTCTTTGACCCCAGTGGATTTACCTCAATGAAACAG GCCCCCAATCATGAAATGGCCACGCCACCTGTTAGACCACCTGTAGCCCCACCTGTTGCCCTACCTCCTCCTACACCAACTGTTAGACCACCTGTAGCCCCACCTGTTGCCCTACCTTCTCCTACACCTACTTTTAGACCACCTGTAGCCCCACCTGTTGCCCTACCTCCTCCTAGACCACCTGTAGCCCCACCTGTTGCCCTACCTCCTCCGACACCAACTGTTAGACCACCTGTAGCCCCACCTGTTGCCCTACCTCCTCCTACACCAACTGTTAGACCACCTGTAGCCCCACCTGTTGCCCTACATCCTCCTACACCAACTGTTAGACCAACTGTTAGACCAACTGTTAGACCACCTGTAGCCCCACCTGTTACCCTACCTCCTCCTACACCAACTGTTAGACCACCTGTAGCCCCACCTGTTGCCCTACCTCCTCCCAGTGCAAGTGTTAGTTCACAAATCCAGGAAGACAATGTCGCCAATAAAGGCTTTGAGCGCTTTCTTAACTTGCTCAACAAGGGAGTTGACATGGAACTGCTCAATAGGATCGTCAATGATGACAGCGAAGATCTTCACTTAGGAGGTCAGTCCTTCAACAGCCAGCACTCTGATGTGAGGGATGATTTATATGCGCCTATTAGGAGAGAGAAACTTCAATGCAACAGTGGACCCCAGATAGCAGAGAATGCAGAGAATGGTGGGGAGAGGACAGAGCTTTCCACTAGCAAACAGGAGCCCATGGAGATACGCTCACTGTCAGATgacaacaagaacaacaaagaCATACAAGACCACACTTCAGGCTCCAGTAGTGGCTCTAAGGCTCCCCTGACAAAGGAGGTTAccaacaaagaagaaaaagaaacgaTGGAGGTCGATGAGCCGCATAAACAGCTCCAACACATTCTCAACACTTTGGGCTTGAACCTGGAAATAGATGACTTCAGTAAACTAACACACCGGACTCAAGAGAGGCTGTATGGGAAAAGGAATGAAGGAACGCCTGAAACTCTCAGCACAACGGAGCAGCCGAATCCAGTGACTACAAGTGGATCCTGCAAACGTGACAGGaaatcctcttcctcttcttcttcctcttcctcctcctcatcatcatcatcatccagaAGCTGTAGGCACAGTCCCTCTTCCAGGCAGCTCTCCCACAGCAGAGACTCTCAGGGttgtaacaaaaaacattcattgtTTGCGAGCGGTGGCTCAAGAAAGAGCAGAGAGAAATTGTTACATTCATATATAAGACAAGATGGCACACAAGCACAGAGAGAGAAATTGTCACCTTTATGTATAAGCCAAGATGACACACAATTATGGAAGACTATTGGCAATAACATAGATATCGACATCGTGGATACAGTCCGTTATGTTCAGTCCCATTGTGATCCTGCTACTTTGTTTGCTTGCCCAGATTACAGTTTGCCTCATTCCTCTCACCATGATTCCTTCGACAGTGGTGACAATTTTTCTTGGACAAGCACTCCGGGTGCCAGTACCACACAATATTATCCCATTAGTTCTCATTACTCAATAAAACGCCACCACAGAAAATCAGAAAGTCTGCGGCAAAGCTCCCTTAAAGAAGTTTTCATTGAGAGTGATGAGCTGTCTTTGAGTGAAGGTCAGTTGGGCTCAATCTCTCGCCCGAGTTACCTGCATGAGGTCAAAAGGAAGAAGCAACAAATGACTCGAGTGCAGTTCGAGAGAGCGAAAGGCAAAAGGCCACAACTGATAGAGGAACACAATAAACATGTACAAATTGTTAGGGCTCATCAGACAAGTGAGATTCCCTTTGAAGCAAAACAGACTAAAGCCTCGGAGAAGATGGTGGCGCCTACTCATGGTCAGAAGGGCAacgcaaagaaaaaacaaacaccaacaGAGGAGGAAATTAAGGCAAACTTGAGAAACAAG
- the LOC144054644 gene encoding uncharacterized protein LOC144054644 isoform X2 produces the protein MDSVDWENASHCQQSDLNSLYPRNINDMGVNDIPRRFYRSVEDFDGEPLQAEVDPELARKMNVLRDIEDQILNKKVAILKKTIRMFKKKPTPDSQGSTLRDRVTAILQQRHSSSFLSKYKIDGSPTESGDSPSHCTELMEDHPLKLRVKALMRHRFFDPSGFTSMKQAPNHEMATPPVRPPVAPPVALPPPTPTVRPPVAPPVALPSPTPTFRPPVAPPVALPPPRPPVAPPVALPPPTPTVRPPVAPPVALPPPTPTVRPPVAPPVALHPPTPTVRPTVRPTVRPPVAPPVTLPPPTPTVRPPVAPPVALPPPSASVSSQIQEDNVANKGFERFLNLLNKGVDMELLNRIVNDDSEDLHLGGQSFNSQHSDVRDDLYAPIRREKLQCNSGPQIAENAENGGERTELSTSKQEPMEIRSLSDDNKNNKDIQDHTSGSSSGSKAPLTKEVTNKEEKETMEVDEPHKQLQHILNTLGLNLEIDDFSKLTHRTQERLYGKRNEGTPETLSTTEQPNPVTTSGSCKRDRKSSSSSSSSSSSSSSSSSRSCRHSPSSRQLSHSRDSQGCNKKHSLFASGGSRKSREKLLHSYIRQDGTQAQREKLSPLCISQDDTQLWKTIGNNIDIDIVDTVRYVQSHCDPATLFACPDYSLPHSSHHDSFDSGDNFSWTSTPGASTTQYYPISSHYSIKRHHRKSESLRQSSLKEVFIESDELSLSEGQLGSISRPSYLHEVKRKKQQMTRVQFERAKGKRPQLIEEHNKHVQIVRAHQTSEIPFEAKQTKASEKMVAPTHGQKGNAKKKQTPTEEEIKANLRNKLEAFNQMTKNKSHHTQPNPYSDTKICDV, from the exons ATGGATTCGGTTGATTGGGAAAACGCTTCACACTGTCAGCAGAGTgatctgaattcactttaccCGAGAAACATTAATGATATGGGAGTGAACGACATACCTCGTAGGTTTTACAGAAGTGTCGAAGACTTTGATGGGGAGCCTCTGCAAGCGGAAGTTGATCCGGAGTTGGCCAGAAAAATGAATGTGCTTCGAGATATAGAAGACCAAATATTAAACAAGAAAGTTGCCATTCTTAAAAAGACAATTAGAATGTTCAAGAAGAAACCAACACCAGACTCCCAAGGTTCAACTCTCAGAGACAGGGTGACAGCAATTTTGCAGCAGCGACATTCTTCCAGCTTTCTGTCCAAG TACAAGATAGATGGGTCACCTACTGAGAGTGGTGACTCTCCAAGCCATTGCACAGAGCTGATGGAAGACCATCCCCTGAAGCTCAGAGTCAAAGCATTAATGAGGCATAGATTCTTTGACCCCAGTGGATTTACCTCAATGAAACAG GCCCCCAATCATGAAATGGCCACGCCACCTGTTAGACCACCTGTAGCCCCACCTGTTGCCCTACCTCCTCCTACACCAACTGTTAGACCACCTGTAGCCCCACCTGTTGCCCTACCTTCTCCTACACCTACTTTTAGACCACCTGTAGCCCCACCTGTTGCCCTACCTCCTCCTAGACCACCTGTAGCCCCACCTGTTGCCCTACCTCCTCCGACACCAACTGTTAGACCACCTGTAGCCCCACCTGTTGCCCTACCTCCTCCTACACCAACTGTTAGACCACCTGTAGCCCCACCTGTTGCCCTACATCCTCCTACACCAACTGTTAGACCAACTGTTAGACCAACTGTTAGACCACCTGTAGCCCCACCTGTTACCCTACCTCCTCCTACACCAACTGTTAGACCACCTGTAGCCCCACCTGTTGCCCTACCTCCTCCCAGTGCAAGTGTTAGTTCACAAATCCAGGAAGACAATGTCGCCAATAAAGGCTTTGAGCGCTTTCTTAACTTGCTCAACAAGGGAGTTGACATGGAACTGCTCAATAGGATCGTCAATGATGACAGCGAAGATCTTCACTTAGGAGGTCAGTCCTTCAACAGCCAGCACTCTGATGTGAGGGATGATTTATATGCGCCTATTAGGAGAGAGAAACTTCAATGCAACAGTGGACCCCAGATAGCAGAGAATGCAGAGAATGGTGGGGAGAGGACAGAGCTTTCCACTAGCAAACAGGAGCCCATGGAGATACGCTCACTGTCAGATgacaacaagaacaacaaagaCATACAAGACCACACTTCAGGCTCCAGTAGTGGCTCTAAGGCTCCCCTGACAAAGGAGGTTAccaacaaagaagaaaaagaaacgaTGGAGGTCGATGAGCCGCATAAACAGCTCCAACACATTCTCAACACTTTGGGCTTGAACCTGGAAATAGATGACTTCAGTAAACTAACACACCGGACTCAAGAGAGGCTGTATGGGAAAAGGAATGAAGGAACGCCTGAAACTCTCAGCACAACGGAGCAGCCGAATCCAGTGACTACAAGTGGATCCTGCAAACGTGACAGGaaatcctcttcctcttcttcttcctcttcctcctcctcatcatcatcatcatccagaAGCTGTAGGCACAGTCCCTCTTCCAGGCAGCTCTCCCACAGCAGAGACTCTCAGGGttgtaacaaaaaacattcattgtTTGCGAGCGGTGGCTCAAGAAAGAGCAGAGAGAAATTGTTACATTCATATATAAGACAAGATGGCACACAAGCACAGAGAGAGAAATTGTCACCTTTATGTATAAGCCAAGATGACACACAATTATGGAAGACTATTGGCAATAACATAGATATCGACATCGTGGATACAGTCCGTTATGTTCAGTCCCATTGTGATCCTGCTACTTTGTTTGCTTGCCCAGATTACAGTTTGCCTCATTCCTCTCACCATGATTCCTTCGACAGTGGTGACAATTTTTCTTGGACAAGCACTCCGGGTGCCAGTACCACACAATATTATCCCATTAGTTCTCATTACTCAATAAAACGCCACCACAGAAAATCAGAAAGTCTGCGGCAAAGCTCCCTTAAAGAAGTTTTCATTGAGAGTGATGAGCTGTCTTTGAGTGAAGGTCAGTTGGGCTCAATCTCTCGCCCGAGTTACCTGCATGAGGTCAAAAGGAAGAAGCAACAAATGACTCGAGTGCAGTTCGAGAGAGCGAAAGGCAAAAGGCCACAACTGATAGAGGAACACAATAAACATGTACAAATTGTTAGGGCTCATCAGACAAGTGAGATTCCCTTTGAAGCAAAACAGACTAAAGCCTCGGAGAAGATGGTGGCGCCTACTCATGGTCAGAAGGGCAacgcaaagaaaaaacaaacaccaacaGAGGAGGAAATTAAGGCAAACTTGAGAAACAAG
- the LOC144054644 gene encoding uncharacterized protein LOC144054644 isoform X1, whose translation MDSVDWENASHCQQSDLNSLYPRNINDMGVNDIPRRFYRSVEDFDGEPLQAEVDPELARKMNVLRDIEDQILNKKVAILKKTIRMFKKKPTPDSQGSTLRDRVTAILQQRHSSSFLSKYKIDGSPTESGDSPSHCTELMEDHPLKLRVKALMRHRFFDPSGFTSMKQAPNHEMATPPVRPPVAPPVALPPPTPTVRPPVAPPVALPSPTPTFRPPVAPPVALPPPRPPVAPPVALPPPTPTVRPPVAPPVALPPPTPTVRPPVAPPVALHPPTPTVRPTVRPTVRPPVAPPVTLPPPTPTVRPPVAPPVALPPPSASVSSQIQEDNVANKGFERFLNLLNKGVDMELLNRIVNDDSEDLHLGGQSFNSQHSDVRDDLYAPIRREKLQCNSGPQIAENAENGGERTELSTSKQEPMEIRSLSDDNKNNKDIQDHTSGSSSGSKAPLTKEVTNKEEKETMEVDEPHKQLQHILNTLGLNLEIDDFSKLTHRTQERLYGKRNEGTPETLSTTEQPNPVTTSGSCKRDRKSSSSSSSSSSSSSSSSSRSCRHSPSSRQLSHSRDSQGCNKKHSLFASGGSRKSREKLLHSYIRQDGTQAQREKLSPLCISQDDTQLWKTIGNNIDIDIVDTVRYVQSHCDPATLFACPDYSLPHSSHHDSFDSGDNFSWTSTPGASTTQYYPISSHYSIKRHHRKSESLRQSSLKEVFIESDELSLSEGQLGSISRPSYLHEVKRKKQQMTRVQFERAKGKRPQLIEEHNKHVQIVRAHQTSEIPFEAKQTKASEKMVAPTHGQKGNAKKKQTPTEEEIKANLRNKLEAFNQMTKNKSHHTQPNPYSDTKGRHWQGSKKY comes from the exons ATGGATTCGGTTGATTGGGAAAACGCTTCACACTGTCAGCAGAGTgatctgaattcactttaccCGAGAAACATTAATGATATGGGAGTGAACGACATACCTCGTAGGTTTTACAGAAGTGTCGAAGACTTTGATGGGGAGCCTCTGCAAGCGGAAGTTGATCCGGAGTTGGCCAGAAAAATGAATGTGCTTCGAGATATAGAAGACCAAATATTAAACAAGAAAGTTGCCATTCTTAAAAAGACAATTAGAATGTTCAAGAAGAAACCAACACCAGACTCCCAAGGTTCAACTCTCAGAGACAGGGTGACAGCAATTTTGCAGCAGCGACATTCTTCCAGCTTTCTGTCCAAG TACAAGATAGATGGGTCACCTACTGAGAGTGGTGACTCTCCAAGCCATTGCACAGAGCTGATGGAAGACCATCCCCTGAAGCTCAGAGTCAAAGCATTAATGAGGCATAGATTCTTTGACCCCAGTGGATTTACCTCAATGAAACAG GCCCCCAATCATGAAATGGCCACGCCACCTGTTAGACCACCTGTAGCCCCACCTGTTGCCCTACCTCCTCCTACACCAACTGTTAGACCACCTGTAGCCCCACCTGTTGCCCTACCTTCTCCTACACCTACTTTTAGACCACCTGTAGCCCCACCTGTTGCCCTACCTCCTCCTAGACCACCTGTAGCCCCACCTGTTGCCCTACCTCCTCCGACACCAACTGTTAGACCACCTGTAGCCCCACCTGTTGCCCTACCTCCTCCTACACCAACTGTTAGACCACCTGTAGCCCCACCTGTTGCCCTACATCCTCCTACACCAACTGTTAGACCAACTGTTAGACCAACTGTTAGACCACCTGTAGCCCCACCTGTTACCCTACCTCCTCCTACACCAACTGTTAGACCACCTGTAGCCCCACCTGTTGCCCTACCTCCTCCCAGTGCAAGTGTTAGTTCACAAATCCAGGAAGACAATGTCGCCAATAAAGGCTTTGAGCGCTTTCTTAACTTGCTCAACAAGGGAGTTGACATGGAACTGCTCAATAGGATCGTCAATGATGACAGCGAAGATCTTCACTTAGGAGGTCAGTCCTTCAACAGCCAGCACTCTGATGTGAGGGATGATTTATATGCGCCTATTAGGAGAGAGAAACTTCAATGCAACAGTGGACCCCAGATAGCAGAGAATGCAGAGAATGGTGGGGAGAGGACAGAGCTTTCCACTAGCAAACAGGAGCCCATGGAGATACGCTCACTGTCAGATgacaacaagaacaacaaagaCATACAAGACCACACTTCAGGCTCCAGTAGTGGCTCTAAGGCTCCCCTGACAAAGGAGGTTAccaacaaagaagaaaaagaaacgaTGGAGGTCGATGAGCCGCATAAACAGCTCCAACACATTCTCAACACTTTGGGCTTGAACCTGGAAATAGATGACTTCAGTAAACTAACACACCGGACTCAAGAGAGGCTGTATGGGAAAAGGAATGAAGGAACGCCTGAAACTCTCAGCACAACGGAGCAGCCGAATCCAGTGACTACAAGTGGATCCTGCAAACGTGACAGGaaatcctcttcctcttcttcttcctcttcctcctcctcatcatcatcatcatccagaAGCTGTAGGCACAGTCCCTCTTCCAGGCAGCTCTCCCACAGCAGAGACTCTCAGGGttgtaacaaaaaacattcattgtTTGCGAGCGGTGGCTCAAGAAAGAGCAGAGAGAAATTGTTACATTCATATATAAGACAAGATGGCACACAAGCACAGAGAGAGAAATTGTCACCTTTATGTATAAGCCAAGATGACACACAATTATGGAAGACTATTGGCAATAACATAGATATCGACATCGTGGATACAGTCCGTTATGTTCAGTCCCATTGTGATCCTGCTACTTTGTTTGCTTGCCCAGATTACAGTTTGCCTCATTCCTCTCACCATGATTCCTTCGACAGTGGTGACAATTTTTCTTGGACAAGCACTCCGGGTGCCAGTACCACACAATATTATCCCATTAGTTCTCATTACTCAATAAAACGCCACCACAGAAAATCAGAAAGTCTGCGGCAAAGCTCCCTTAAAGAAGTTTTCATTGAGAGTGATGAGCTGTCTTTGAGTGAAGGTCAGTTGGGCTCAATCTCTCGCCCGAGTTACCTGCATGAGGTCAAAAGGAAGAAGCAACAAATGACTCGAGTGCAGTTCGAGAGAGCGAAAGGCAAAAGGCCACAACTGATAGAGGAACACAATAAACATGTACAAATTGTTAGGGCTCATCAGACAAGTGAGATTCCCTTTGAAGCAAAACAGACTAAAGCCTCGGAGAAGATGGTGGCGCCTACTCATGGTCAGAAGGGCAacgcaaagaaaaaacaaacaccaacaGAGGAGGAAATTAAGGCAAACTTGAGAAACAAG